One window from the genome of Thermus sediminis encodes:
- a CDS encoding aminotransferase class III-fold pyridoxal phosphate-dependent enzyme, with amino-acid sequence MDLKALHRRHVLTPWLPQGSLDPPLVVRGEGVWLYDAQGGRYLDLSSGLVAANLGHAHPRMVRAIAEQAATLAYAAPSLFHDKRALLAKALSDLAPWPEGARVFFTPSGAEANEDALKFVRHLTGRPKVLSAYRSFHGATHGAAALTGENRRWPAEPAIPGVVHFFAPYPYRSPFYTEDPREETQRALDHLERVLLHEDPRRVAALFLEPVVGSNGVIVYPEGYLKGVREICDRYGILLVFDEVMTGFGRVGTGFAALRLGVVPDLITFAKGVTGAYVPLGGVLVREGLAQAFDEVPLPTGHTYSGHPLAVAAGLAALEAYREEGVFARVGRLEPVFLEALRSLEAHPWVGEVRGVGAFYGVELVRDRATKEPLSPWHAPYSPPMQALLKALLQEGVYLFAKHNVLILAPPLTIREEEFREGVERLGRALRRAGVEVG; translated from the coding sequence ATGGACCTCAAGGCCCTCCACAGGCGGCACGTCCTCACCCCCTGGCTTCCCCAGGGGTCCCTGGACCCGCCCCTCGTGGTCCGGGGGGAGGGGGTCTGGCTCTACGACGCCCAAGGGGGGCGGTACCTGGACCTTTCCTCGGGCCTGGTGGCGGCCAATCTGGGCCACGCCCACCCCAGGATGGTCCGGGCCATCGCCGAGCAGGCGGCCACCCTGGCCTACGCCGCCCCAAGCCTCTTCCACGACAAGAGGGCCCTCTTGGCCAAGGCCCTCTCCGACCTTGCCCCCTGGCCCGAGGGGGCCCGGGTCTTCTTCACCCCCTCGGGCGCCGAGGCCAATGAGGATGCCCTCAAGTTCGTCCGCCACCTCACGGGGCGCCCCAAGGTCCTTTCCGCCTACCGCTCCTTCCACGGGGCCACCCATGGCGCCGCCGCCCTCACCGGGGAGAACCGCAGGTGGCCCGCCGAGCCCGCCATCCCCGGGGTGGTCCACTTCTTCGCCCCCTACCCCTACCGGAGCCCCTTCTACACCGAGGACCCCAGGGAGGAGACCCAGAGGGCCCTAGACCACCTGGAACGGGTCCTCCTCCACGAGGACCCCAGGCGGGTGGCCGCCCTCTTTCTGGAGCCGGTGGTGGGCTCCAACGGGGTCATCGTCTACCCCGAGGGCTACCTGAAGGGGGTGCGGGAGATCTGCGACCGGTATGGGATCCTTCTGGTCTTTGACGAGGTCATGACGGGGTTTGGCCGGGTGGGGACGGGCTTCGCCGCCCTGCGCCTTGGGGTCGTGCCGGACCTCATCACCTTCGCCAAGGGGGTGACGGGGGCCTACGTGCCCCTAGGCGGGGTCCTGGTGCGGGAGGGGCTGGCCCAGGCCTTTGACGAGGTCCCCCTGCCCACGGGGCACACCTACTCCGGCCACCCCCTGGCTGTGGCCGCGGGCCTAGCGGCCCTCGAGGCCTACCGGGAGGAGGGGGTCTTTGCAAGGGTAGGGCGGCTTGAGCCCGTTTTCCTCGAGGCCCTAAGGTCTCTGGAGGCCCATCCCTGGGTGGGGGAGGTGCGGGGGGTTGGGGCCTTCTATGGGGTGGAGCTGGTGCGGGACCGGGCCACCAAAGAACCCCTTTCCCCCTGGCACGCCCCCTATAGCCCCCCCATGCAGGCCCTCCTCAAGGCCCTCCTCCAGGAGGGGGTCTACCTCTTCGCCAAGCACAACGTCCTCATCCTGGCCCCGCCCCTCACCATCCGGGAGGAGGAGTTCCGGGAAGGGGTGGAGCGCCTGGGCCGGGCCCTTAGGCGGGCGGGGGTGGAGGTGGGCTAG
- a CDS encoding TIGR02710 family CRISPR-associated CARF protein, with product MPEDLQTLWETYKQAVRAGGDREGLYQEMVWPHLLAKWREAPEVYPDRKTFAVSVHTLGTSPEATILAILGTGAGRVYVLHTKESAQHLERLRADTGRAIQAVQVGKSDVTAIYREVKRLLDEHGDVSLALDLTSGTKAMSAGLAAVGFFFRRFYPKVRVVYVDNEDYDPELRRPKAGTEKLVILKDPHEALGEVDALFAKEFYQKEEFPRAAAYFGEMVGGTGNLHWSLYKELVEMYAAWRALDFAEAQKKGKSLLVRLSENAWLDHPLNQNRASLRSQVDLLEAVSHFLETQDLGRREGVYGLARSLRLLSEREERPVLAALYAYRALELLLQERLFSLYGRRAEEPDLTPEEEARLRKALAELTRKPEAEVELPRKLGLLHLLALLRALEDPLLSRKGLDKLQGLVGVLQARNSSLLIHGLDVPKKGQIKPLKELVGELLQDLEARLKGSRLLGVSLEPVPLGF from the coding sequence ATGCCTGAGGACCTGCAAACCCTCTGGGAAACCTACAAACAGGCTGTCCGCGCTGGCGGCGATCGCGAGGGCCTGTACCAGGAGATGGTCTGGCCCCACCTCCTGGCCAAGTGGCGGGAGGCCCCCGAGGTCTACCCGGACCGGAAGACCTTCGCCGTGTCCGTGCACACCCTGGGTACCAGCCCCGAGGCCACCATCCTGGCCATCCTGGGCACGGGGGCCGGGCGGGTCTACGTGCTCCACACGAAGGAAAGCGCCCAGCATCTGGAGCGCCTACGGGCAGACACGGGTAGGGCCATCCAGGCCGTGCAGGTGGGCAAGAGCGACGTGACCGCCATCTACCGGGAGGTGAAGCGGCTTTTGGACGAGCACGGGGATGTGTCCTTGGCCCTGGACCTCACGAGCGGCACCAAGGCCATGAGCGCGGGCCTGGCGGCGGTGGGCTTCTTCTTCCGGCGCTTTTACCCCAAGGTGCGGGTGGTCTACGTGGACAACGAGGACTATGACCCCGAGCTCAGGCGTCCTAAAGCCGGGACGGAGAAGCTCGTTATCCTTAAGGACCCCCACGAGGCCTTGGGAGAGGTGGATGCCCTCTTCGCCAAAGAGTTTTACCAAAAGGAGGAGTTCCCCCGGGCGGCGGCCTACTTCGGGGAGATGGTCGGAGGGACGGGTAATCTGCACTGGAGTCTTTACAAAGAGCTGGTGGAGATGTACGCCGCCTGGCGCGCCCTGGACTTCGCCGAGGCCCAAAAGAAGGGCAAGAGCCTTTTGGTTCGCCTTTCTGAGAATGCCTGGCTGGACCACCCGCTCAACCAAAACCGAGCTTCCTTGCGAAGCCAGGTGGACCTTTTGGAGGCTGTTAGCCACTTCCTGGAGACCCAGGACCTGGGGAGGAGGGAGGGCGTGTATGGCCTGGCCCGCTCCCTAAGGCTCCTTTCGGAAAGGGAGGAGAGGCCGGTTCTGGCGGCCCTCTACGCCTACCGCGCCCTGGAGCTCCTCCTCCAGGAGAGGCTCTTTTCCCTTTACGGACGGAGGGCCGAGGAGCCGGACCTCACCCCGGAGGAGGAGGCCCGGCTGCGGAAGGCCCTCGCGGAGCTTACCCGAAAGCCGGAGGCGGAGGTGGAGCTTCCCCGAAAGCTGGGCCTCTTGCATCTCCTTGCCCTCCTTCGGGCCCTTGAGGACCCCCTCCTCTCCCGGAAGGGCTTGGACAAGCTCCAGGGCCTGGTGGGCGTCCTGCAGGCCAGGAACTCCTCCCTCCTCATCCACGGGTTGGACGTGCCCAAGAAAGGGCAGATCAAGCCCCTGAAGGAGCTTGTGGGGGAGCTCCTTCAGGACCTCGAGGCCAGGCTGAAGGGTAGCCGCCTCTTGGGCGTGAGCCTGGAGCCCGTGCCCCTGGGGTTCTGA
- the csm5 gene encoding type III-A CRISPR-associated RAMP protein Csm5 — translation MSFLEAFRLELEALSPVHVGTGETYPAYAYVPDFQKKEVHLLDPGTLLLALPEARRRQYLEKVAQGPKAAQEVLRYLYQEGQLPQEAVVRTLPASTAFLNTIQKATEEALLEYRPLPYSPLGPYLPGSSVKGALRTAWLFQVLVEGDQVAEFDGGAWRLRPRRAQEEVRIYPPRALKPKKNQEQNQAFEAVVLGYAGNGRPDLYRDPFRAVRLTDSAPQETFLNRIGVFHPKKDTTGLVLLAETFRKGSRFTLGFRYHGGLSRHRGVSMPIPPEALVRALREYYGRVAEWERDFAEDHGLKNALKVYEELFSRLEDPEVFPLRVGFGSGRLSLRLALLLPEDHPEAQEPKTRKTVGSQNPRDGLPLGWMVGRFHA, via the coding sequence ATGAGCTTTCTGGAAGCCTTTCGCTTGGAGCTCGAGGCCCTAAGCCCCGTGCATGTGGGTACGGGGGAGACCTATCCCGCCTACGCCTACGTACCCGATTTCCAGAAGAAGGAGGTCCACCTGCTGGACCCCGGCACCCTTCTCCTCGCCCTGCCTGAGGCCAGGCGGCGCCAGTACCTGGAAAAGGTGGCCCAAGGCCCCAAGGCGGCCCAGGAGGTCCTGCGCTACCTCTACCAGGAGGGTCAGCTCCCTCAGGAGGCCGTGGTCCGAACCCTCCCCGCCAGCACGGCCTTCTTGAATACCATCCAGAAGGCTACGGAAGAGGCCCTTTTGGAGTACCGGCCCCTTCCTTATTCCCCCTTAGGCCCGTACCTGCCGGGTTCCAGCGTCAAGGGGGCCCTGCGCACCGCCTGGCTCTTCCAGGTGTTGGTGGAAGGGGACCAGGTGGCGGAGTTTGACGGAGGAGCCTGGCGTTTGCGGCCAAGGCGAGCTCAGGAGGAGGTCCGCATCTATCCTCCCCGGGCCCTGAAGCCCAAGAAAAATCAAGAGCAAAATCAAGCTTTTGAAGCCGTGGTGCTTGGATACGCCGGGAATGGGAGGCCTGACCTCTACCGGGACCCCTTCCGGGCGGTGCGCCTCACGGATTCCGCCCCCCAGGAGACCTTCTTGAACCGCATTGGGGTATTCCACCCAAAGAAGGACACCACGGGCCTGGTCCTCCTGGCGGAGACCTTCCGCAAGGGGAGCCGCTTCACCCTGGGCTTCCGCTACCACGGGGGCTTAAGCCGCCACAGGGGGGTGTCCATGCCCATCCCTCCAGAAGCCTTGGTGAGGGCCCTGCGGGAATACTACGGGCGCGTGGCGGAGTGGGAGCGGGACTTCGCCGAGGACCACGGGCTTAAAAACGCTCTCAAGGTCTACGAGGAGCTCTTTTCTCGCCTGGAGGACCCGGAGGTCTTCCCCCTGAGGGTGGGCTTTGGCTCGGGCCGCCTTTCCCTAAGGCTTGCCCTTCTCCTTCCCGAGGACCACCCTGAGGCCCAGGAGCCCAAGACCAGGAAGACCGTGGGAAGCCAAAACCCTCGGGATGGATTGCCGTTAGGCTGGATGGTGGGGAGGTTCCATGCCTGA
- the csm4 gene encoding type III-A CRISPR-associated RAMP protein Csm4 produces MYPEGWLPRPKVPPVQVEDTVLRKALKNLRLITLETFQKVAEKGEEALLESPEVQGPKAPPEPRRLRRSRVGIERATGAARRGILFTQELLFPDPRTPYALYMMGEPPFELRDALAFVGEMGFGGGASVGLGRFRVEGPFGAELPEAQGANAYATLAPGPLEGALYYELEPHWGRLGGGYVGARPFKSPYFRTREGSVYREAKDLLLDTTPEEPPEAGARVWEFLGVFPLGVRV; encoded by the coding sequence GTGTACCCCGAGGGCTGGCTCCCCAGGCCCAAGGTCCCCCCGGTCCAGGTGGAGGACACGGTGCTCCGCAAGGCCTTGAAAAACCTGAGGCTCATTACCCTGGAAACCTTTCAGAAGGTAGCCGAGAAGGGGGAGGAGGCCCTTTTGGAATCCCCGGAGGTGCAGGGCCCCAAGGCGCCGCCTGAGCCCCGGCGCCTCCGCCGGAGCCGGGTGGGCATAGAGCGGGCCACGGGGGCGGCCAGAAGGGGCATCCTCTTCACCCAGGAGCTCCTCTTTCCCGACCCCAGGACCCCCTACGCCCTCTACATGATGGGGGAGCCCCCCTTTGAACTGCGGGACGCACTCGCCTTTGTGGGGGAGATGGGCTTTGGCGGAGGGGCCAGCGTGGGCCTGGGGCGTTTTAGGGTGGAGGGCCCCTTTGGGGCGGAGCTCCCCGAGGCCCAAGGGGCCAACGCCTACGCCACCTTGGCCCCTGGCCCCCTGGAGGGGGCCCTTTACTACGAGCTGGAGCCCCACTGGGGCCGCCTGGGTGGCGGGTACGTGGGGGCCAGGCCCTTCAAGAGCCCCTACTTCCGCACCAGGGAGGGGAGCGTGTACCGGGAGGCCAAGGACCTCCTTCTGGACACCACCCCCGAGGAGCCCCCTGAGGCAGGGGCCAGGGTATGGGAGTTCCTGGGGGTTTTCCCCTTGGGGGTGAGGGTATGA
- the cas6 gene encoding CRISPR system precrRNA processing endoribonuclease RAMP protein Cas6: MVLAAMVLVLEGEGTPEPLGLRGFFYTLLKEAFPEVHDQGENPFALGFGVWRGQPWARVSLLKEELYARLSPKLFGLEGQEVRLGRPYRVRAVLQEGHPWAGLTTYPRLFQGPGSPNLPLRFHTPTFFRRKGVQYPLPEPRLVLESLLRRLEAFGPLRAPEGVREGLLERTTVRFLEGRTRMARAEVDTVGFVGRVVYHLPRATEEEALWLTALGRFAFFSGLGAKTGLGYGLVRPYAEASPELEGP; the protein is encoded by the coding sequence ATGGTCCTGGCCGCCATGGTCCTGGTGCTGGAAGGGGAGGGGACGCCTGAGCCCCTGGGCCTCCGGGGCTTCTTCTACACCCTCCTCAAGGAGGCCTTTCCCGAGGTGCACGACCAAGGGGAGAACCCCTTCGCCCTGGGCTTCGGGGTCTGGAGGGGCCAGCCTTGGGCCCGGGTGAGCCTCCTTAAGGAGGAGCTCTACGCCCGGCTTTCCCCAAAGCTCTTTGGCCTCGAGGGCCAGGAGGTGCGCCTGGGCAGGCCCTACCGGGTGAGGGCCGTCTTGCAGGAAGGCCACCCCTGGGCGGGCCTCACCACCTACCCCCGCCTTTTCCAGGGGCCGGGAAGCCCCAACCTGCCCCTGCGCTTCCACACCCCCACCTTCTTCCGGCGGAAGGGGGTCCAGTACCCCCTTCCTGAGCCGCGCCTGGTCCTGGAAAGCCTCCTGCGCAGGCTGGAAGCCTTCGGGCCCTTGAGGGCTCCCGAGGGGGTGCGGGAGGGCCTTTTGGAACGGACCACGGTGCGCTTCCTGGAGGGGAGGACCCGGATGGCCCGGGCGGAGGTGGACACCGTGGGCTTCGTGGGCCGGGTGGTCTACCACCTTCCCAGGGCCACGGAGGAGGAGGCCCTTTGGCTTACCGCCCTGGGCCGCTTCGCCTTCTTTAGCGGGTTGGGGGCCAAGACGGGCCTAGGTTACGGCCTGGTGAGGCCTTACGCGGAGGCTTCGCCGGAGCTAGAGGGTCCTTAG
- the galK gene encoding galactokinase, giving the protein MGFKEIFGALPEASAQAPGRVNLLGEHTDYQEGYVLPTPLPHCTQVEAGRAEGRVEAYSENFKELRARPLTSPPQGDFLDYLLGVVWALREAGHGVPGARFYVRSQVPMGAGLSSSAALEVAALKALRLLYRLPLSDREVALLAQKAEVDYVGVRCGIMDQMAASLGEAGKALFLDTRTLAHENLPLPPGTRVAVLDLGLGRRLAEAGYNERRREAEEAARRLGVRALRDVADLCLVESLPSPLDRRARHIVGENLRVLRGVEALRRGDARAFGELMTQSHRSLAQDYEVSLPELDALVEEALKAGALGAKLTGAGFGGAVVALVEAPRYAAFQEALKARFPSLRTL; this is encoded by the coding sequence ATGGGCTTCAAGGAGATCTTCGGCGCCCTTCCCGAGGCCAGCGCCCAGGCTCCGGGACGGGTCAACCTCTTGGGCGAGCACACGGACTACCAGGAGGGCTACGTCCTCCCCACCCCCCTCCCCCACTGCACCCAGGTGGAGGCAGGAAGGGCCGAGGGCCGGGTGGAGGCCTACAGCGAGAACTTCAAGGAGCTTCGCGCCAGGCCCCTCACAAGCCCCCCCCAAGGGGACTTCCTGGACTACCTCCTGGGGGTCGTCTGGGCCCTTAGGGAGGCGGGGCATGGGGTGCCCGGGGCCCGGTTCTACGTGCGGAGCCAGGTGCCCATGGGGGCGGGGCTTTCCAGCTCCGCGGCCCTCGAGGTGGCGGCCCTCAAGGCCCTGAGGCTTCTTTACCGTTTACCCCTCTCTGACCGGGAGGTGGCCCTGCTGGCCCAAAAGGCCGAGGTGGATTACGTGGGCGTGCGTTGCGGCATCATGGACCAGATGGCGGCGAGCCTTGGCGAGGCGGGCAAGGCCCTCTTCCTGGACACCCGCACCCTGGCCCACGAGAACCTCCCCCTCCCCCCGGGAACCCGGGTGGCCGTCCTGGACCTGGGCCTGGGCCGCCGCCTGGCGGAAGCCGGCTACAATGAGCGGCGCCGGGAGGCCGAGGAGGCGGCGAGGCGGCTTGGGGTGCGGGCCTTAAGGGACGTGGCCGACCTCTGCCTGGTGGAAAGCCTCCCCTCCCCCCTGGACCGGCGGGCCCGGCACATCGTAGGGGAGAACCTCAGGGTCCTAAGGGGCGTGGAGGCCCTAAGGCGGGGGGACGCCCGGGCCTTCGGGGAGCTCATGACCCAAAGCCACCGCTCCCTGGCCCAAGACTACGAGGTGAGCCTCCCCGAGCTGGACGCCCTGGTGGAGGAGGCCCTAAAGGCGGGGGCCCTGGGGGCCAAGCTCACGGGGGCGGGGTTTGGGGGAGCGGTGGTGGCCCTGGTGGAGGCCCCCCGCTACGCCGCCTTCCAGGAGGCCCTAAAGGCCCGCTTTCCCAGCCTAAGGACCCTCTAG
- the csm2 gene encoding type III-A CRISPR-associated protein Csm2, with amino-acid sequence MPALEFFKDKERGVLDPKVFERAREVAEGLAKGKLSSSQFRNYFTELRALESRFERDRKGDEALAFARLVPQLELLKAKLFYNTRPKGPLKEAKEFVEFMEEALEAGKRSPKDFEAMMKYVEAVLAYFYASGK; translated from the coding sequence ATGCCGGCGTTGGAGTTTTTCAAGGACAAGGAGCGGGGGGTTCTAGACCCCAAGGTTTTTGAGCGGGCGCGGGAGGTGGCCGAGGGACTCGCCAAGGGCAAGCTCAGCTCCAGCCAGTTCCGCAATTACTTCACGGAGCTCCGGGCCCTGGAGAGCCGCTTTGAAAGGGACCGCAAGGGGGACGAGGCCTTGGCCTTCGCCCGCCTCGTGCCCCAGCTGGAGCTCCTCAAGGCCAAGCTCTTCTACAACACCCGACCCAAGGGCCCCTTAAAGGAAGCCAAGGAGTTCGTGGAGTTCATGGAGGAGGCCCTGGAGGCGGGCAAGCGGAGCCCCAAGGACTTTGAGGCCATGATGAAGTACGTGGAGGCGGTGCTGGCCTATTTCTACGCCTCGGGGAAGTAG
- the csm3 gene encoding type III-A CRISPR-associated RAMP protein Csm3: MKLKKVIRIRSVLLAKTGLRIGMSRDQMAIGDLDNPVIRNPLTDEPYIPGSSLKGKLRYLLEWSLGGDYILKAKDNHVYASPDPKDPVARIFGLAPGNDEASLRVARERGPTRLLVRDAYLLEDSKRELERTTARSGLYTEIKQEVFIPRLGGYANPRTTERVPAGARFGVEMAYRVLEDLDEEYFGKYLLRALELLEMDGLGGHISRGYGQVYFLHPEKPLEAQEGLPLRDRLLLEEVALEG, encoded by the coding sequence ATGAAGCTCAAGAAGGTGATCCGCATCCGCTCGGTGCTCCTGGCTAAGACGGGCCTCAGGATCGGCATGAGCCGCGACCAGATGGCCATCGGGGACCTGGATAACCCGGTGATCCGCAACCCCCTCACCGACGAGCCCTACATCCCGGGCTCCAGCCTCAAGGGGAAGCTCCGCTACCTCCTGGAGTGGTCCCTGGGGGGGGACTACATCCTGAAGGCCAAGGACAACCACGTCTACGCCTCCCCCGACCCCAAGGACCCCGTGGCCCGCATCTTCGGCCTCGCCCCGGGGAACGACGAGGCCTCCTTGAGGGTGGCCCGGGAACGGGGCCCCACCCGGCTCCTGGTGCGGGACGCCTACCTTCTGGAGGACTCCAAGCGGGAGCTGGAGCGCACCACGGCCCGGAGCGGCCTCTACACCGAGATCAAGCAGGAGGTCTTCATCCCCCGCCTGGGCGGGTATGCTAACCCCCGCACCACGGAGAGGGTACCCGCGGGGGCCCGCTTCGGCGTGGAGATGGCCTACCGCGTCCTGGAAGACCTGGACGAGGAGTACTTCGGAAAGTACCTGCTGAGGGCCCTGGAGCTACTGGAGATGGACGGCCTGGGGGGGCATATCAGCCGGGGGTACGGCCAGGTCTACTTCCTCCACCCGGAAAAGCCCCTCGAGGCCCAGGAGGGCCTTCCCCTAAGGGACAGGCTACTTTTGGAGGAAGTGGCCCTCGAGGGCTAG